The Panicum virgatum strain AP13 chromosome 3N, P.virgatum_v5, whole genome shotgun sequence genome includes the window CTGCACTGCCCTGCCGGCGTGCTCGAGCAGCTTAGCCGCTGtagagctccgccgctcgccatgcTGGTGCATTGCGCTGCGCCCGACCTCCGTCCGGCCCTCGAGACCAGTAAAGACCAAGTCAGACTGCGACCCTATCAAATCCGTGCCGCACATGTCTGACCGAACGGTCTCGATGACCCAAGGGGTGGACGGCAAATGaactaccgtccacccctgaccCCGGCAGGCCCTacacgagcgccgccgcagcttcGTTCTCCGGCccgccacaccgccgccgctaccCTCCATATTCCTCCAAGCAATCATCCGCTAAACTCTTGTGCTCCCCGCAACTACTGGGCGCCGCGAGCTTGTGCTCGCACGCTGGCTGGGCATGGGCGCATGGCGGACATGGTTCTCGCGCGCGCACCTCGCATTCGTCTTCCCCCAGAACGTGCGCAGCTGTGAACGCGAGGGAAGTGGCTCGTACCTCGGTTCGCCCGAGCATCATCGTGTTCCATCCGAATACTTGATCCCGGAGGCCGACGACGTCCATGGCCTACCTGGCTGCATCGGCAATGGAGTAGGTACAGCCACGGGCACCGACCTCTCCATTGCCGTCCAACACGAGCGAATAtcgcgccgcggcctcgccgacGCCGTCCTGTACCACTCATTCGTGCACAACTCCGGTCCCGACGCGACGGTGCTCATCGGTGTTTTGCTCTGGTGGCTAGAGATCGTAGGACCCAGCCAGGCGTCTGATTCAGCGCCACAGCGAGCGAGGCTGTCTCCTTCCAAGACAGCAATCGTCGCACCTCAGCCATGGAGACCGTGCTGAGGAGCTCGCGTCTCTATGGCGGCCTCGGATGCTGCTGCATGCCGGCGTGTCCGCGCACGACACAGTCAAGATGAAGATCGAGCAGAGCCTGTCTTCTTCGTAGGACGATGCCCCGCCCCGGCGTCTGCCGAAGGATGCAGCAGCGCCGGCACTGCCGGCGTCCTGGAGCAGCGtgggcgccgccgagctccgccgctcgccatcctgGCGCCATGCGCCCGACGAGACTGGAAACGACCAAGTCAGACCGCGACCTTGTCGAATCTCGGCCGCACATGTCGGATCGAACGGCCCACAGAacccaaggggtggacggtaattgaaataccgtccacccccgaccCTCGCAACGCCGTCCACAAGCGCCGCCTCAGCTCGGTGCCCCGGCTCGGCACGCCGCTGCCGCGttcccgccgctgcccgcctcCGTATCCTCGCTCCCGGCCGCCTGCGTCCATGGTGCTGCGCCATCTGCGGCAAAGTCGACAGCTAACAAGCCAAACACGTTCGTGCGGTTGGTGCAGCGACTGCGAGAGGCCAGGTCGGCCAGGACGAAGGCATACCGCCCATGTCAGTGCCGAATGTTTAGCTCTAGACCAGACCTCCGCACGCACGCATGCTGTTCCGGCGGCTCGAGCTCTGCTCGTCACGCTCGATGGCTCAGGAGTCAGGACAAGAGAAGACGACGACGCCCATCATCAGAACTTGAGTACCATGCCGCGGCTCACTATTAAATTCCTCTGACGGACCACAATTGGTTGCAACTGAAAATTCAGACCACTGATGGATCAGACTTCACTCGAgcaataccgtccacccctgcccGCATACCTGCTTCCCGGAGTAGTTAGAGGTGCAGGCACTGgcctccaaggctccaactAGGGCGACGACCGCGCCACGCATGGCAAGGATGTGGCCTCGCCGCGACATGCCGGCCGGCATCCCCGGCACAGGGCACGATGACACTCGGAGGTCCCTGCAGGTTGCGCCGGCTGTCGTCGTCGAGTATACCCCCGCCGCCATCGAATGAACACGGCGGCTGCACTGCTCTATCAGACTTCATTCTTCAGTCAGAAGAGCAATGCCGAGTAGTCTTTGACACAAGACAAGTAGCTTCAGAAGGTGAAATCGACTTGTCCGACAATATAATACATCTGGCCTGGTTCCCAGTAATTCTTCCCAGGTCCGTGTGGAAGCTTTTAACGTATCTTAAGAACAGTGTcagattgtttttttttaaagctGGTGGCACCAAAGGGAAAATAGCATCAACAGAAGGAACCATGAAATTATGATAAACACAGGATCTTCGCTACATAAGAACAgacaaattttgaaaaaaaaaccctaTATTGATCAGTTTTTTCACTCGAGGTGTTCCTCATCAGACTCGATATCACTCGATATCAGACtcaattttgaaaagaaaaacctATAGCATCAACTCGAGTTTGTTTGGGATAACCAGTGTGATCAGGCTTTCCAGACTTTAAGAAAGCTTTTAACGTCGGCCCCTGTTCTGGCTCAGCCAGATATCACTCGACCcttcgatgtttattgtgatgcatcaggtacgggcctcggctgcgtccttatgcaagatcagcgggtgattgcttatgcttccagagcactTAGGCGACACgaagagaattatgccactcatgatttggaattagcaGCAGTGGTACATGCACTAAAGAtctggcgtcattatcttctgggtaatcctgtgcatatatactccgaccacaagagcctcaagtatatctttactcagaatgagctgaacttgtgccagagacggtggttggaattgattaaggattatgatctggaaattcattatcacctgggtaaggccaatgttgtggcagatgcattGAGCAAAAAGGCAAGTTGCAATTGCACCTCAGCAACACCTATGCATGCAACTATATgccaagagatggagaagttgaaTCTGGCTATAGTAGCTGAGGGTACACTTACCAATATTACCCTCACTCCAACACTGCGGGATCAAATTATTGCTGCTCAGAGAAATAATATTGGCATGGAAAAGATTAGGCAAAGGCTCAGGGAAAGTGACCTTCGTGTGGCATGTTTTCAGCTTGATGGCGAgggtgtgttatggtttaagaatCGGCTGGTAGTACCTAAGGATTTGGAACTTCGGAAGCAGATTTTTGATGAGGCTCACCTTTCTAGGTATTCCATTCACCCGGGtagtaacaaaatgtatcatGACCTCAGGCAGCGGTTCTGGTGGACCAGGATGAAACGGGAAATCGCGAAATATGTGTCCGAGTGTGACACCTGTCGGAGGGTTAAGGTGAGCCACTTGAGACCAGCCGGCCCTTTGCAGCCCCTGAGTATTCCCTCCTGGaagtgggaggacatcagtatggatttcattgtcggctTACCCAAAACCTCAAAGGGGTATGAttcgatatgggttattgtggatcgtCTCACTAAAACCGCGCATTTTCTGCCGGTAAAGACCACACATACGACAAAGCAATATGCCCAGTTATATCTGGATCGTATTGTGAGTCtacatggaattccaaagacaaTCATTTCAGACCGGGGTGCTCAGTTCATTGCCCGATTCTGGGAGCATTTTCACGCGGCCCTCGGCACTCAGCTCCTCCGCAGTTTGGCTTATCATCCACAGACCGACGGCCAGACATAAAGGATAAATCAGATATTGGAGGACATGCTTAGAGCATGTGTGCTCACCTATAATCAAAAATGGGATGAGTGCTTACCATTGGCCGAGTttgcttataacaatagttatcaagaaagcatcaagatggctccatttgaggccttacatggacggaaatgcagaacgccattgaattggtcagaagctggGGAGAGAACTTTCTTTGGGGCCGATATGGTAAACGAAGCAGAAGAGCTGGTTCGGGTTATTCAGgaaaatttgaagattgctCAATCCCAACAAAAGAGTTACGCCGACAAGATGCGTCAATCTATCATGTTTCAAGTGGGGGATCATGTCTAtctgcgggtatctccaatgaaaggggttcaacgattcggtgtgaagggaaagctcgcacctcgctatgttagGCCTTTTCTTATTAGTGAGCAGTGTGGACCAGTGGCATACCGCCTAGAGCTTCCTGCTCActtatccgcggttcataatattttccatgtctcCCAGCTCCGAAAGTGTctccgtgttccagaaaagATGGTTGGCATCGAGAAATTGCAACTagagcccgatcttgtctatccggaGCAACCAATAAAAATTGTTGATTTCAAGACTCGGGTTACTCGGAATCAAACCAGCAATTTTTATAAGGTTcagtggagtaatcactccgagcgagaggctacttgggagacggaggactTCATTCGGTCTAAATGTCCGGAATTGTTACAAATGTATCAAGGTACTCACCAAGTTCCATTTTCCTAAATCTAGCACAtccattaaatctcgggacgagatttctttttggGGAAAGACTGTAACACCCAAGTGTTAAACTTGGGTTTAACTAGCTAACTAGTGACCAAATTCTCTCGGTTACAAGTCGAGTCGCAAATCGACTAAAAACTCGATTTCAAATCCTGGAGCCAGcggaacccggatactccgggtatgaatccggaaattccggatttacccggatactccggatattcttccggatactccgagcCTGGAACTTTATATCTCTTGTTTTGGTCCTTTTAATGTTTCCAAACGTTATaaactctctctcactctctcccgttctctctctcactctctcctgtgctctctctcaccccaaaccctagagacCCAAAACCCTCCCTCTACCCTTGATCCAAGGCCCACGGGAGCTTCACTTGGGTGGTGGATCATCTATCCCGTGTGCTCCATCCCTGGACGGCTTGGGTTCAAGCCCTTGGTGCAAGGAAGAGCTTTCCCCCAAGGTAAATAAGCTAGGGTTAGGCAAGTCCCGTGTTCTAGGGGGTTTGAATCGATTTCCTCCGGTCAATCATCTTCTTATGAATCAATCTACTAGGGTCTAGGTGGGATTCGATTTTTCAAGGTTGGTTTCGCTAGaaatcagagtttcagttttggGGGCGAAAGTTGTGCCAAACTCGGATACTCTGGGTATTATCCCGGATTCTCCGGAAATGTcgtcccggaaactccgggtttagacccggatactccgggtttgggaaTCCGGATGCTCCGGATATtagtccggatattccgggttatGCAGTGTTATGGGCGTTGGGTTATTCGGTTAATAGTAATTATGATAGGTTGGGGTTAatttcaaagtttcaaattaTTTTGCATACATTCTCATATCATTGCATATGTGTAGCCGATGCCGCCGAGGGAgccgtgtacgaggtggttgcggagccacaggagccgcaggggcaagccccgcaggaggaggtttgcggggagtcggcccaaggcccaactcaccccagtgttgagcagcagacgcaaggcaagccctggtgcacatcctattattttaagttatgacacctatatatgtctttaatacttgtgcattaagttcaggaattgtttggaaccctagttgcatgatccctaggattccctgagatatactagtatgtataggacggtAGTAGTGCTATACTTAATGTTTGCGGTAGAAGACAAGTGGTCTCCTGcgctcgcgagatataggatgtttagaagtcgagtaattttcaGTTACTCGCAAGATATAAGATGTATTCATATTCCAGTACTTGAGTTGTGAGTTTGATATTGAATAAATGGAGAATTTAGACAGGACGGGAAATGATGAGGAGacataggtatggcagcaggacagggttcctgggtgtcttagtcccgtctgtgtcggttaaggaccggtcgttgtggcagtgctgatcggggattaaattgtactaaccgcatgccgggagtaggaggtagtcgaaaccggtaagcctagtactaccttgcttcgaaagtacaggactccatctcacctcctggggtagtcgagtagtcgcagagaattggggatgcatgtattacctttggtggtctcatgttgagctcggctgaccatatgatggtggggcggtcctgtagttcgaggcggggaggggaagggttggtgcgtgtggtccgacggggattatacgtgccgtgttggttaggtccaccttgcaaggttaaatcggatcgattcgccgtgtctcgcggttatgagggtcTTGATATCTTTGTCACCTCGTAGAAATGAACTAGAAATGTTAGTGATAAATGATGAAATTATTTTGAATCATTATTGTAATGCTCCAACATGATTGTGTAGATATGCCAACATTAGATGAGAGTCTTTCTTTATAGAACTTGTGGCTAAAACATTAAAAGTAAGAATTCAACcttagatgcttttctgcaaaacatcCACCAGCCAgagagccttgcatgtctagatatgtgggctaagttatacccactggtcgggtaagccttgctgagtattagaatactcagggtttgttgccacatttattattacaggacacctggacgtcgacttctgcccctattgtgtcaagttcatccgccgggatgcagaggggtggcaggtcgaggaGCGAGACACTTAGACTAGGGCTTTGTCGAGATGTACACTCGTGGGCAGAGTGTTCAGCCTTTCTGTTGTTGCgcgggccggtctgaccggtcatggttAGTCAAGGCTTTTGAAGGCTAGAATAGTTGTAGGATCTAGTCTATTTGAATTTCAGTACCTCGGatgtaaagtttgtaaattatgcaacttttgTAAATTATGTGTATATTTGAACTCGGGTTGTAAAACCTAACGTTTCGTCCCCCTATAGtgtttgtattttcaagtattatgttgtgcttttaccatctgcgcccaccttcgcgtgggactaccggtgttgtttcgatcaggccgtgggttgagaaaggatcgccaaattaagccgttaagctaatgagcccgatgtattcaaatgacggccattacgcttaattagagttttaatttggcggttccgtcacaactGTTCCGTTCCGTTTTGTTTGTTCGAAGACGGCGATATCAGCCGCAAGACAGCAAGTGTAAGGAACttttctctttcaaaaaaaaaagtgtaagTAACAGTCTAAGAGGTCGGCAGTAAAATAGTGAAGATAAATATCCGCATCTGACAGACCTAGTAAAAATACCCGGTTATGTACTCGTAGGGATTAGTTTGAAGTTTTAACAGATTTTGGAAAAGAAACTAATGTGTCACAATACAACAATTTTGATAATTACAAGTTGCGAATTTTATTACTTTTGTTGCAAACAAAAATGAAACCCATAGCAAGCCTAAAAGAACGAGAGAGAAATGTGATGACGCGAAGAGCTGGGCCTACTTAATAAGTAAAGGCTCAAAGGGCCTCTAGGGTCCAGCCATTTATCACCCTCCAGAGCAGAATTTCGGGCTAATCATCATCTTCTGAATAATGAGATGATGATCACCCACCTAATTGTCACAAACACTACCAATCAGCATGCATATCAAAGGTTACCTGATTGAAAATTTCTTGGCAGCACCAATCTTTCATCAAAGTCATAAGAGCAAACTCTTACTCGGTAGCGAACAATTATCAGTACTGGTGTCAAAAGTGCACACTTATATGATCACTTAATCAGTGGGTTTGTTCCTTTGCATAAAATTCATACCTTCACATGAAAAGTGGCCCAAAATATGCACCATTAACCTCACGAAACAATGAAAGGGTACTTACAGACACACAGTCCTGAAGGGTTCAAATGGAGCAAGGATAATAGCACAACAGGTACAAAGAACTGTACAAACAAAATATAAGTGACTCGTTGATAGGGCAGAACAGGCTTGTCCCTGATTATATCCCATCCAATTTCTCCTCATTCCAGCTTCTCAAGCTCGCCCATCCTCTCTATAATTGCCTGAAAAATATGCAAGTATACAACTTCATGTAAAGCAAAAAAAGCATGTCTTGTTTTCCAGCAAAAACGTCTGGAAGTTGCAGTGAAGTTCTCGGAAGAAACATGGCACAACAAAATTCTATATACATTTATGTTGACAACTAGAGATGCAGGTGGTGAACTCACTACATCAGCTCATTTGCTTGCCTACATGCATGCATCCATCCATATAATTATTTCAAGTGTGTTCTGGGTTGACTTGATGACCTATGTTgcccggatacgcggatacggatACCGGTACACGATACGGGGATACTCCGATACGCCATTTTTCTAAAAACAAGGATATGTGGATAcgccaatatatataaaaaataaaaataaataaaagtttcaggaactagaatgtgagaaaatagaagttccagggactataATGTGTCATAAactcatatattcatatgttctataattattagaaaaagaaaggggcaaaggaaaaaagaactAACCTTATCTTTCCTGTTTGTCTGTTCCATGAATGGATGTCGGTCGTCTTCTTCCCCAACCTCcggcactctctctctctctctctctatatatatatagcggCCAACTTCGGCTGCCGCGGctcatcctctccctctctagcggccgcgcgggccgtcCAGAGGCACGCTCCGGCAGCCGTGGCGGCCCGCCAGCGGCGAGCTCCAGCAGCGCAGCACCACCCTAAATAGTGCTTTAACAGATGTGCGGGCCTCTGTCTGGACAGGCCGCGCAGCCGCTGGAGCAGTAGGAGGCACGGACGGGTGGGCGGGCGGAGGTGACGGCAAGGGAGCGACGAGCGAtggggaaggagcaggaggaggcactggcgggtggccgggcggcggtgacggcaagGGAGCGATGAGCAGcggggaaggagcaggaggaggcgtgggTGGGTGGCCGAGCAGCGGTGACAGGCTGACCCAGAACAAACAAAACTTGCATCCCAATGAATTCATTGTGAGATGGGAAATAAAAGTTCATTTAACCTAGAGCTGTCTGGGAGAATCGCAAATAGTGCGGGTATAACTAGAGAGAGAAAtaaccagagagagagagatgggtgATTTATCAAGTACAGTGAATGATCTTATGTTTTGACACCAAAACAAATTAAGGGCGACAAGATTTAGAAAAACTGAGAAATGTTTGTAGTCCGAAGAGCACCATTTTGTAGAAGCCCATTTAGCTTGACTCCATGCAAACTGACAATACTCATGATATACATTCAACTGATCTCAGTTAAAGATAGGATAGTAGGTGCATAAAGGAAATCCTTTTATCATTCCAGAACTCCTATGTTCAAGAAAAAGTTATATTGTACCTTTGACTTCTCACTAACTTAAGAAATTGCTAATTGATTTTCTAATTATATTCTGTTACATCATATGCTGGGAAAACAATGGAAGCTTCCATCAATATTGCTGGTACAAATAATGCATAGGTGACAGCAATATGTATTATGATGGGAAAAGGTAGTAcccttttgcttgtttcttgAAGCTCTCCAGCAAGAATAAACTCATCCAATATCAAGTAGACCTATAGCACACAgccaaaaaggtcaaaaagCAAATATGCAAACGAATTTCGGCTACAAGAACAATTTATCAAAAAGTTAGAAGGTCTAGCAAAATCAACGACAGTTAGATACTTTAGTTTCTTTTCATAAAGACAAAAAATTAGAACGATAAGCAGTCAAATTTGACCTTAATTGTAGCAAACATAAAGTTCACAATGTTTATTTTCAAATCAGTTTCAAGTAGACTGTTCTCACTTCTAAGATTTGAAGATTTCTTTTTTAATGTCTAATGCAACTAcaattttgagttttgacaATATTGAGCACAACTTTGGAGATTTCCATATATGCAACCTCCCAATGCATAGGTAATCGTTTACTGAATAGGAGTACACTAGGCAGTGTAAATACTGGAAATTTCCATAAATGCTACCTCCCTATGCATAGGTAATTGTTTATTGAATACAATAGGCATGGTGTAAACGCACGTTTAAAGATTATCATTTGATAACCTGAAGGCGTTATCTATTTATTGACACATAAAAAATGGTGATAAACATAGTACTAGAGTATTGGGAAACTGGGATAAAGTAACTAAAGATTGTTAGGTTCAAATACATGGAGTATGCAGGAGTAACATATTATATCGTTTGCAGTTTTCCAATGGCCCCTTCTATCATCTACGTTCAGTTCTATAACATCTTAGCGAGTAACAGATGACAAGTAAACAAAAGCAACACCAAATAAGTGCTAGCACATAGGCATGAATTTGGTCATAAAAAAATTGACTGGCTAAGAAAATATTTAACCCTAACATATTAAATTTCTGTCAGTTGACAAAGGAAACTCTTTCGAACAGTTATTTAAACTGCATAACAGACCAAATGTAAACACAAGTAAtgctgaaaaaagaaaaacttaaGCAGAATACAGTAGCACTAGTTAAAACACACGGAAATTTGGTTAACAATGAACTTGTTGAGAACACTCAAATAGAAATTAATCTTTATTTAAATATAAGATGTGATATGATCAATACTTCAAAAATATTGCAGATTGCTAGATTAGCCTAGTGAGACAGCAGTTACCTTGTGGAAGTTAAATACTAAATCAAGTTCACAAACATTGCTGAAGAAATGGTCCAATATCTCGACAAACAAATGGATACATTCCAAATATGCCAACTCATTGTCAGTGATATCCACGCAGATTGAGAAAAAAAGACCTGCATATCTCCTGTAGATGACTTTGTGTGTACGGAACTGAAAGAGAAGTCCCACCATTAGTTACAAGGGGAATAACGTAATTGAAGGAAGCTACACAACTGGCTATCACACTGATATACAAATAGAAAATATAGTATGCACAACCCATCTTCATCTAGcagtgttttagaaattgaacaCTACTAAAAGAGAAATTTTAGAGATTTAGGATATATAAGTTTATCATACAATACCAATATTGAGCAGTACTCTTAGTGATAAATCTTGAAAACATATCCTAAAGAGGCACTTGTAATATCTACAGTACAGATCTTCTTCTCTATTTCAAATCAGTCAGCAGAGTGGTTGATCTTGCTTCTCTTTCATGGTCATATTAGATATCTAATCATGAGTTTCTGGAAGTTAATTATGGATAGGTTTTTAGTGTTGTAGGGGGATCTTTACTGTAAGAATAAAAGAGGGAGCAGCCAAGAGATGAATGGATGATTACATGacaacaaataaaaattggcaTGAAGGTAATGCATCCCCAAAATAATTCATGGATAGTAAACAACCTCATCTGTCAGATATTCACATACTAACCTACATCTCCATCCTAAGGTCCTGTTTGTTCCAGCTTGGAGTTGTGAATTGTAGGTTTTATAATCTCGAGCTGAAATAAACAAGCAGATTTCTCATCCTAAATTGCAACAGTCCAAAGAGACAAATTGTTACAATCCAACattctgcccccccccccaaggtTGCAGATTGTTCTGCTTTTCACAATCTAAAAGCTAAAGCATATGACCTAACTCACGTATTTTAACTCAACAGCAAGCAAGATTTGATCTTGCCTTTAATCAGATCAAGGACACAACACTTATGTTTTCTGACAACGAAAGCAAGAGCGCGAACTACCCACCTCGACGAAGTTGGTGAACTTGGGGTCCCGGTTGACCACGAGCCGATGCACCTGGATTCACATCAACCAAGAACCAAGAAAAAATCACCACGGGATCAGCAATGCCCAATTCAAAGCTGGAGCCCAGCACCAAGATCAAATCTTTCTTGCCCAGCAGGCTCACCGCTCACCTCGTACTCGACCTTGTG containing:
- the LOC120666659 gene encoding AP-2 complex subunit sigma isoform X2, whose amino-acid sequence is MIRFILLQNRQGKTRLAKYYVPLEDSEKHKVEYEVHRLVVNRDPKFTNFVEFRTHKVIYRRYAGLFFSICVDITDNELAYLECIHLFVEILDHFFSNVCELDLVFNFHKVYLILDEFILAGELQETSKRAIIERMGELEKLE
- the LOC120666659 gene encoding AP-2 complex subunit sigma isoform X1; translation: MIRFILLQNRQGKTRLAKYYVPLEDSEKHKVEYEVHRLVVNRDPKFTNFVEFRTHKVIYRRYAGLFFSICVDITDNELAYLECIHLFVEILDHFFSNVCELDLVFNFHKVYLILDEFILAGELQETSKRVLPFPIIIHIAVTYALFVPAILMEASIVFPAYDVTEYN